In Piliocolobus tephrosceles isolate RC106 chromosome 6, ASM277652v3, whole genome shotgun sequence, the following are encoded in one genomic region:
- the LOC111554623 gene encoding 60S ribosomal protein L23-like has product MIHSMWQMLKIGDFCLFSSFRRSRCRSQDVRGGSSGAKFRISLGLPVGAVINCADNTGAKNLYIISVKGIKGRLNRLPAAGVSDMVMATVKKGKPELRKKVHPAVVIRQRKSYRRKDGVFLYFEDNAGVIVNNKGEMKGSAITGPAAKECADVRPRIAPNAGSIA; this is encoded by the coding sequence ATGATACATTCAATGTGGCAAATGTTAAAAATTggtgatttttgccttttttcctctttccgtCGTTCAAGATGTCGAAGCCAGGACGTACGTGGTGGGTCCTCTGGCGCGAAATTCCGGATTTCCCTGGGTCTTCCAGTAGGAGCTGTGATCAACTGTGCTGACAACACAGGAGCCAAAAACCTGTATATCATCTCCGTGAAGGGGATCAAGGGACGGCTGAATAGACTTCCCGCTGCTGGTGTGAGTGACATGGTGATGGCCACAGTCAAGAAAGGCAAACCAGAGCTCAGAAAAAAGGTACATCCAGCAGTGGTCATTCGACAACGAAAGTCATATCGTAGAAAAGATGgtgtgtttctttattttgaagataaTGCAGGGGTCATAGTGAACAATAAAGGCGAGATGAAAGGTTCTGCCATTACAGGACCAGCAGCAAAGGAGTGTGCAGACGTGCGGCCCCGGATTGCACCCAATGCTGGCAGCATTGCATGA